The DNA window GCGGCGGCACCACGGCGCGACGGGAGATGGAATCCAGTCCGTGCCGCTCCACCTGACGCCCGATCTCGGAGTAGAGATAACGCGCGGCATTGATTCCCGCCCGACAGTTGATGGGCAACCCGGCGATGCCGGCATCCGAACGCTGATAGAGCATCTCCGCCGCCTGCAACAGACGCTGGACCACGGACGCCAGCGCCTCGTTGAAAACGGGTTCCTTGAGCCACTCGTCCGGGTCGATCCCCACCTCGCGCAGCCATTGCCGGGGCAGATAGAGCCGACCGTTGCGCGCATCCTCGCCCACGTCACGGCAGATGTTGGTGAGCTGCATGGCCACGCCCAGATCGCAGGCACGGGCGACGAGTTCCGCCGAGCGCGCGCCCATCAGGGTTGCCATCATGGCGCCGACGGTGCCGGCGACCCGCGCCGAATAGTCGTAAATGCCTGAAAGATCCTCGTAGCGGCGTCCTTCCGCGTCCCACTCGAAGCCCTCCAGCAGGGCTTCGAGCAGACGCTTCGGCATGGCGAAATTCACCACGACATCGGCCAGCGCGCGATCGGCCGGATCGTCGATCGGACAGCCGTCATAGATCCGGTCCAGCCGCTTATGGAGCATGGTCAGGGCTGCGGCTTGCGCCACCGGATCACCCTCGACGCAATCGATGGCATCGTCGGCAATGCGGCAGAAGGCATAGAGCGCGATGGCCGGATCGCGGAAGCGCTGCGGCAACAAAAAGGAAGCCGCATAAAACGAGCGCGAGCCGTCGCGCAGCAGGTCGCGACAAGCGGCGATATCCGCCGCCGACGCATGCGAGGTCACTGGACCCATCGAATTAGACATAGGTTGAGGCATCGGGCACCACCGTATCGAGGACACGGGCCGACGATAGGACACCGGGCACACCCGCGCCCGGATGCGTCCCCGCACCGACCAAGTAAAGACCATCCACCTCTTCGCTTTGATTGTGCGGGCGGAACCACGCACTCTGCATGAGGATGGGCTCAAGACTAAATCCAGCCCCATGATAAGACAGCAGGCGATCCTGAAAATCCTGGGGTGTCGTGACGAGCGAGGTCGCAATCTGATCTTCCAGCCCTGGAAGGATCGTTTCACTCAGATAACGGGCGATCCGGGCGCGATAGGGTTCGGCCTCGGCCGCCCAGTCGGTCCCGCCGCCAAGATGCGGCACGGGGGCCAGCACATAGAAGGTATCGCAACCCTCCGGGGCCAGACTCGGATCGGTCGCCGTCGGGCGATGCAGATAGAGGCTGAAGTCCTTAGCCAGCGTCTTGTGCTTGAAGATGTCGTCCAGCAGTTCCCGATAACGCGGGCCGAGCATGATGGTGTGGTGTTTCACGTCGGGGTACTGGCGCTTGGTGCCGAAATACCAGACGAACAGACCATTGGAATACTTGGCGCGCTCAAGACGCTTGTCGGTCCAATGCTTGCGAACGCTCGCTGGCAGCAGCTTACGGTAGGTGGTCGCGGCATCGGCGTTGGAGATGATGACCGGGGCCGCGATCTCCTCGCCGGACGCCAGACGCACCCCGGTCGCTCGGCGATCCTTGACCAGGATCTCGGACACTTCTTCCTTGTAACGGATGTCCCCGCCCTGCCCTTCGATCAGACTGACCATTCCCTTGACCAGCGATCCGGTGCCGCCCATGGCCGAATGCACGCCCCATTTGCGCTCCAGGAAGGAGATCAGAACATAGATGGACGTGACCGTGAAGGGATTGCCGCCGATCAGCAGCGGATGGAAGGAGAGCACCTGCCGGATGAACGGATCCTTGATGTACTTGGAGACCATCCCATAGACCGTGCGATAGCTCTGCAGCAGGGCCATCTCGGGCACGATCCGCGCCATGTCCGTCCAAGACGTAAAGGGCACATGCGCCAGATCTTCGAAGCCGACCTTGAAGACGGACTCGCTCATTTTCATGAAGCGGTCATAGCCATCCGCGTCGGCGGGCGAGAACTGCCGGATCTGCGCCTTGACCGCCTCCGCGTCGCCGTTGTAATCGAAGATCCGGCCGTCGTCGAAACGAATCCGATAGAAGGGATCCATCAACTTGAGTTCGATCTCGTCGGAGAACACGCGACCGCAGAGGCCCCAGAGTTCGTCGAGCAAAAAGGGCGCGGTAATGATGGTCGGCCCGGCGTCGAAGGTGAAGCCGTCCTGCTTGTGAACGTAGGCACGCCCGCCAGGGGCATCGAGACGTTCGAGGACCGTGACCCGATAACCGCGCGCGCCAAGCCGCACCGCGGCGGCCAGGCCGCCAAAACCGCTGCCGATCACGACCGCGCGTGGTTTGGTCAAATCGGAATTCATTTCAGAAATGTGGGGGGCGGCGAGTGTCAAGTCTGCATTACCTAAGTCTATGTCAATACAGATTGACAGTATAGCAGGATCCTTGCCGTGTCAGACCCTGCGTACAGACCAAAGATTGACAGGAATCAGGCGCCGGGGCATTGCGGTGTTGAAAACAGCGGAGAACGGACAAGGATGATCGGCCTCCTCGCCCTCGAAGATCATCGCATCCGATTGCCGCACGGCCATTCGGTGAAGCCGTTCGTGGTGAGTTCGTCGAAGCCGTTCGTGGTGAGTTCGTCGAACCACGAACGGCTTCACCGAATGGCAGTCATCCGATTGTCTAAAGACCATGGCCGCGAGACGACTCACGCGTCCTTCGGCGAGCGGCGACGTTCCGACAGATCCAGGAGACGGTCGGCCAAATCGAGGATTGCGTCGCTCAACGCGATCCGGACGCGCCAGCTTTCGGGAATGGTCGCGTGGCCATAATAGGCCCCCGCGAGTTGCCCATAGATCGCCCCGGTGGTGTCGGCATCCTCCCCAAGATTGACCGCCTTGAGCGCCCCGTCCCGGAAATTGTCGGTCGTCCAGAAGGCCCAGAGCGCCGCCTCCAGGGACTGGACGACGTAGCCGGTGCCGCGAATCATGGGGGGCTCGCGTTCCTTGAACCGCCCGGCGGCGACGGCGTCGATCTGGCGGCTGAGCGGATGCGTCGTCCAGTCCACCCCAGGCGGCGCGAAGCGGGGACCGAGCAGTTCGTCCCGAGCAATTCCCTGGAGCGCGCCGACGATCAGACCCGCCAGATAGCGGCAGGCGTCGACCGCCTCCGGCGCGGCGTGGGTGGTGCGCGACATCCGGCCCGCGAGCCGGACGGCCTCGGCCGGCGCGTGGGCAAAGGCGAGCGGCACGGGCGCCAGACGCATCAGCGAACCGTTGCCCGCGGTATGCGGATCGGTGGATCCCGCGAAGGGATTCCAATCGTTCTCG is part of the Thiocystis violascens DSM 198 genome and encodes:
- a CDS encoding phytoene/squalene synthase family protein, which gives rise to MSNSMGPVTSHASAADIAACRDLLRDGSRSFYAASFLLPQRFRDPAIALYAFCRIADDAIDCVEGDPVAQAAALTMLHKRLDRIYDGCPIDDPADRALADVVVNFAMPKRLLEALLEGFEWDAEGRRYEDLSGIYDYSARVAGTVGAMMATLMGARSAELVARACDLGVAMQLTNICRDVGEDARNGRLYLPRQWLREVGIDPDEWLKEPVFNEALASVVQRLLQAAEMLYQRSDAGIAGLPINCRAGINAARYLYSEIGRQVERHGLDSISRRAVVPPQRKLQLLAPILGKAILTSRYIAAPALEETRFLVDAVVAATPQLKRSPALGSGGSRVIWVLELFEQLEERERAVSMR
- a CDS encoding phytoene desaturase, with the protein product MNSDLTKPRAVVIGSGFGGLAAAVRLGARGYRVTVLERLDAPGGRAYVHKQDGFTFDAGPTIITAPFLLDELWGLCGRVFSDEIELKLMDPFYRIRFDDGRIFDYNGDAEAVKAQIRQFSPADADGYDRFMKMSESVFKVGFEDLAHVPFTSWTDMARIVPEMALLQSYRTVYGMVSKYIKDPFIRQVLSFHPLLIGGNPFTVTSIYVLISFLERKWGVHSAMGGTGSLVKGMVSLIEGQGGDIRYKEEVSEILVKDRRATGVRLASGEEIAAPVIISNADAATTYRKLLPASVRKHWTDKRLERAKYSNGLFVWYFGTKRQYPDVKHHTIMLGPRYRELLDDIFKHKTLAKDFSLYLHRPTATDPSLAPEGCDTFYVLAPVPHLGGGTDWAAEAEPYRARIARYLSETILPGLEDQIATSLVTTPQDFQDRLLSYHGAGFSLEPILMQSAWFRPHNQSEEVDGLYLVGAGTHPGAGVPGVLSSARVLDTVVPDASTYV
- a CDS encoding ADP-ribosylglycohydrolase family protein; the protein is MNAMTLETELSRRDRTRGALIGLAVGDALGTTLEFTRPGAFAPIDDMLGGGPFRLAPGQWTDDTSMALCLAESLIARDGFDAEDQMRRYLRWRDEGYWSSNGRCFDIGNTIAAALTRFENDWNPFAGSTDPHTAGNGSLMRLAPVPLAFAHAPAEAVRLAGRMSRTTHAAPEAVDACRYLAGLIVGALQGIARDELLGPRFAPPGVDWTTHPLSRQIDAVAAGRFKEREPPMIRGTGYVVQSLEAALWAFWTTDNFRDGALKAVNLGEDADTTGAIYGQLAGAYYGHATIPESWRVRIALSDAILDLADRLLDLSERRRSPKDA